One Cucumis sativus cultivar 9930 chromosome 1, Cucumber_9930_V3, whole genome shotgun sequence DNA segment encodes these proteins:
- the LOC101218275 gene encoding putative GATA transcription factor 22, producing the protein MAPPYRDSFPSDHDDLDLHYSSSHHLFFPILTPQASSSSSSSLSFTALDHSMISDDPLARSIELKHEGGVIMGCNNDQSIGNHEDHMEETGLRFTIWKQIDKRETSSCCENNNNDSTHNDSVKWSSSSSSSKIKFMINSNQTETTLTRTIESGRNVQDLNNSPSPSSFEQTNKRTSTTTLHDGGAIIRTCSDCNTTKTPLWRSGPRGPKSLCNACGIRQRKARRAMAEAAAAAANGGAVVVKTNKVVQHKITTKPATTLKRKYKDEVVVVGGDKKGGGRKKLCFEEIKMGGRLSEISSSYQRVFPQDEREAAILLMTLSYGLLHG; encoded by the exons ATGGCTCCTCCTTATCGGGACTCGTTTCCCTCCGATCACGACGATCTTGATCTTCACTACTCGTCTTCTCATCACCTCTTTTTCCCTATCCTCACCCCTCaggcttcttcttcttcttcctcctctctttctttcactGCCCTCGATCATTCCATGATCTCCGACGATCCTCTAGCTCGCTCGATAGAGCTCAAACATGAG GGTGGCGTGATTATGGGTTGTAACAATGATCAAAGTATTGGAAATCATGAAGATCATATGGAAGAAACTGGACTAAGGTTTACAATTTGGAAGCAGATTGATAAGAGAGAAACTTCAAGCTGTTGtgagaataataacaatgatagTACTCACAATGATTCGGTGAAgtggtcttcttcttcctcctcctccaagATCAAATTCATGATAAATTCTAACCAAACTGAGACGACTCTCACCCGAACAATCGAAAGCGGTCGAAATGTCCAAGATCTCAACAACTCACCGTCACCGTCTTCATTTGAACAAACGAACAAACGAACAAGCACGACGACACTACATGACGGGGGTGCCATAATCAGAACCTGTTCCGATTGTAACACCACAAAAACTCCCCTTTGGAGAAGCGGCCCTAGAGGTCCTAAG TCACTTTGCAACGCGTGTGGAATCCGACAGAGAAAAGCAAGACGAGCAATGGCAGAAGCAGCAGCGGCCGCTGCGAACGGTGGGGCTGTAGTTGTAAAGACCAACAAGGTGGTACAACACAAGATAACGACGAAGCCAGCGACGACATTGAAGAGAAAATACAAAGACGAGGTCGTGGTAGTCGGTGGCGACAAGAAGGGCggaggaagaaagaaacttTGTTTTGAAGAGATAAAAATGGGGGGAAGATTGAGTGAGATATCTTCATCCTATCAACGAGTTTTCCCACAAGATGAAAGAGAAGCTGCCATTTTGCTCATGACTCTATCTTATGGCCTTCTtcatggttaa